The following DNA comes from Dehalococcoidia bacterium.
TGGCGGCCCGCGCCGAAGCATCTGCGCCGGCCGCTGGCGTATCACTGGCCGCAGCGACGACGAATGAGGGCGCGGGGAGGCGAGACGGTGAAGCGCAGCGGCGAGCGGTTCCTGACGACGCACGTGGGCAGCCTGATCCGGCCCGCGAAGATCCAGGAGTACATGCAGGCGCTGAGCGCCGGCCAGCCGATCGACCAGCAGGCGTTCGAGGCCGAGCTGCGCCGCGACGTGGCCGAGGTCGTGCGCAAGCAGGCCGAGACCGGTATCGACGTGATCAGCGACGGCGAGTACGGCAAGTCCGGTTGGACCGGCTACGTCTTCCAGCGGCTCGGCGGCTTCGAGTACCGCACCTCCCCCCGCCGCGCCGTCGGCTTCATGGGCGCCGACCGCGAGGGGCGCTTCCGCGAGTTCTACGACCTCTACGGCGCCGGCCTCGGCGGCGGCCAGCGGCCGGACACCACGCAGGTCCCCGTCTGCGTCGGGCCGATTACGTACACCGAGGCGGGCCGCGCGGCGATGCGGCGCGATGTGAGCAACTTCAAGGCGGCGCTGGCAAACGTGCAGGTCGAAGAGGCGTTCCTGCCCGTCGTCGCGCCGTGCAGCATCGGCGTGGACTACGGCAACGAGTATTACCAGTCCGAAGAAGAATTCCTCTTCGCCGTGGCCGAGGCGATGCACGAGGAGTACCAGACGATCGCCGATGCGGGCCTGATCGTGCAGGTGGACGACGCGATTCTCACCAACCTCTACGACCAGGTGAAGGCTGAAGGCAAGAACTACCGCAGTTGGGTGGCGATGAACGTGGCGGCGCTGAACCACGGGCTGCGCGGCATCCCCGAGGACCGCGTGCGCTACCACCTCTGCTGGGGCAGCTGGCCCGGCCCGCACATGAGCGACGTGCCGCTGCGCGAGATCGTGGACCTGCTGTTGCGCATCAATGCCGGCGCCTTCTCGATCGAGGCGGCCAACCCGCGCCACGAGTGGGAGTGGGTGGTCTGGCAGGAGACGAAGCTGCCCGCGGGCAAGATCCTGATTCCGGGCGTGGTCAGCCACGCGGTGAGCCACGTCGAGCACCCGGAGCTGGTGGCGCAGCGCATCACGCGCTTCGCCAACCTCCTCGGGCGCGAGAACCTGATCGCCAGCACCGACTGCGGCTTCGCGCAGAACAACCGCATCCAGCGCCAGCACCCGTCGATCATGTGGGCGAAGCTGGAAGCGCTGGTCGAAGGCGCCCGCATCGCCTCCAGGCAGCCGGCAAAGGTGTAGCGCACCCCGCCGCGGCGTATGCTGCGGGTATGGAGAAGAAGGGTGAACCGCACCCACGCACGCCCACTGCCGAAGAATTGCGCCACCGGCTGGTCGGCCGCTCGCTCGAGCGCGACGAGGAAGATATCGAGTTCTGGCGCACCGCCTCCGAGCAGGTCCGTGGCGAAGCGCTCTACGAACTCCTGGCGCAGACCGAGAGGATACCCGCGTCGCTGCCAGTGACGCATCCGGAAACCGAGCGCCTCATGCTGCGTAAGGGAGGCATCGAGCGACTAACGAAGCCGTGACCTCTCTCATACCAGACGAGCTTATCCAGGTGCATACGGCGCTGGCCGCATGCGGCATTCCCCACGCCTTTGGCGGCGCAATTGCGCTTGCCTTCTACGCGCCGCCGGACGATGAGCCGCGGTTGCAGTACTCGTCGGTCTTGGCGGGATGCAGGTGCCGGTAGCCTCAGCAATTTTGACCGCAATTGATCCTGAACGATACACGGTGATTGACTTTCGAGCACTCGAATCGCTCGGCATTAGCGACGCCGTAACTGCTCACCTACCCGTCTGGCGAGGATGTTGCACGGCGAGAACGGACCATCGGCGTGCCAGGTTGGCCCTGTTCTGTGAGCGGACTCCCATTCGCCGAGCATCCTGCGGTCAACAAGTCGAAGCAACTCCCACCTCGTCCTTCGCCACGCCCAACCGGGCGGGGTAGGTGAGTAATTACGCGACGCCAACCCCACAATCGACTTCTATCTCGCATACCTGCGCACATGCCGTCGTCTCGCCGACCGGTGCTCAGTGGGCCTGAGGAATCGAGACCGCGCGCTCTGGCAGTGGTCTAACGATCGATCGGCTCAAAATGGGCCACGGCGGCGTCGCCCTTGTGGATAACGACGCAGGGCCGAAGCTTCTTGAGAGCGATGCACGACTCGGCCCGCGCCGATGTTTCTCAGCCGTACAGCCGCTTCGAAGCCAGGGCGGCGCCTTCGGCGAGCGAGCGGAACTTCGCCCAGACCACCGAGGGCAGGATCTCCGGCGTGTACATCGCCAGCGAAGAGAAGCCGCAGTCGGCGCCGGCGATCAGGTTCTCGCGCCCAACCACGCCGGCGTAGCTCACGATCATGTCCGCGATCCAGGCCGGATGCTCCACCAGCGTGGTTGTGTGGCTGATGAAGCCGGGGATGATGACTCTGCCCTCCGGCAGCTTCACCCGCTCCCACACGTGCCAGTCGGCCGCGTGGCGCGGGTTGCACGCCTCGATCGAGTAGGCGCCGGCGTTGACCTTCAGCAGCAGGTCCACCAACTCGCCCAGCGGCGCCTCGTAGACGCGCGGCGCGATGTTGGTGCCGTAGCAGGAGTGGAAGCGGACGCGGTCCTGCGGCAGCCCGCGCACGGCGTAGTTGAACAGCTCGGCGAACTGCTCGGCCGCGCGCCGGCGCTGCTCCAGCGGCTGCGCCGGATCGTCGCCGAACTGCGTGGCGAAGGCCGGGTCGTCGATCTGCAACAGGAAGCCGGCGTCCAGAATCGTGCGGTACTCCTCGCGCAGCGCTTCGGCGTAGGCCAGGCGGAACTCCTCGTCCGTCTTGTAGTACTCGTTCTTGATCTGCGTGCGCGGCGTCACGGCGGGCATAAAGACCTCTTCATACTTCACGCCCTGCAGCGCCGCCTTCAGGTTGGCGATGTCCGTCTGCACCGCCTGCGGCCGGTAGCGCACCGGACCGCGGCAGACCAGCGGCGGCTCCGGGAAGGGTACGGCGTACTCGCGCGCCCGCAGCGCCTTCGCGTACTGCTCGTAATACTCGGGGAAGGCGGCGCGCTCCGCCTTGCCGCCGCGCGCCGGCGGCGGTCCCGGCGGCGGCTCGGTCACTTCGAAGCCGTCCAGCCGGCCGCGGATGTAGCCGATGAAGCTCGACTTCGACATCTCGCCGTCGGTGAGAATGTCGATGCCCGCCTCGGCCTGCCCGCGCACCGTCTCGGCGACGGTGGTTTTGACGGTCGCGGCGAGGGTCTGTGCCTCCGGCTCGCCGCCGTTCGCCGCCGCCCGCAGCTGATCCAACAGCGGTTTCGGCCGTGCCAGGCTGCCGACGTGGGTGGTCAGGATCCGGTCCTGGCTGCGCTTCATCGCTCGCCTCCCTGCCGGTTCGTCGCCATACGCCTGCCTGCCGTCGCCGCGGGCGTGGAAACGTGTGTTGCCTGCCTGCCGAACTGGATCAGGCCGGACTCGCGCCCCAGGCGCCGCTCGATCTGGTCTCGGAACCGCTGCCGCCAGTGCGACGCCCGCACCGGCCGCCGCGGCTGTATGCCGTCCGGCGGCAGTTCATCCGCTGCCTCAAGCGCCCGCGCGATGGTGAGCAGCACCCAGGCTTGCTCGTGGGCGCCGATCCGGTCCAGATACTGGTCAGCCGGCCGTTGCGGCGCGCGGAGCGTGCGCGCCCGGTCGGCGTGCCAGGCGAACTGGCGCAGGGCCTCCGTGCCGCTGCCGCCGCGCAGCATCTGCCAGGCGCCGCAGACCACGCCGGTGCGCCCCACGCCCGCCAGGCAGTGCACGAAAACAGCGTGACCCTGCTCGACCTCGGCGTGCAGGATTGCGAGCGCCTTGACCACGGCGCTGGGCCGGGGCGCCTGGAAGTCGGTACAGGCGATGTGCTGGAAGCGCAGGCCCAGCGCCGCGCAGAGGGCGCGTTCGTCGGCCACGTCGTAGCGATGGCGCTCGTCCTCAAGGTACTCGCGTGCGGCGCGCAGCGAGAGCACGCTCGTCAGGCCGGCGTCCTGCAGCTCGCGGTAGGCGGCAAGCGCCAGCGCCGGCTGCTGCCCGCGCGCCACCCGGCCACCCTCGACCCAGGCGAAGTTCGCGATGCTGGGCGGAACACCCGGCTCCGTTGACTCGGCGGCCCGCATTGTCACCTTCCGTCTCCTGAGATTCTTGAGACTCCTGGAATCTCTCCGCGCCGGCCGCTCGCCACGCGCTCCGGCAGCGGGCGTGCGGCGCTTTGTGGCCAAGACACGAGCGCGGTGCGCGGCGCCCGCGGATCTTTGTCGGCAACCGCACTTATCACGCCTGGCCGAAACAGTGTATTGTGCCGTGGAAATCGCGGCCGCGGCGGCCAGCCCACGACCAACGGGAGAACAGCATGACCACCATGCCGCAACCGACCCCGA
Coding sequences within:
- a CDS encoding cobalamin-independent methionine synthase II family protein yields the protein MKRSQDRILTTHVGSLARPKPLLDQLRAAANGGEPEAQTLAATVKTTVAETVRGQAEAGIDILTDGEMSKSSFIGYIRGRLDGFEVTEPPPGPPPARGGKAERAAFPEYYEQYAKALRAREYAVPFPEPPLVCRGPVRYRPQAVQTDIANLKAALQGVKYEEVFMPAVTPRTQIKNEYYKTDEEFRLAYAEALREEYRTILDAGFLLQIDDPAFATQFGDDPAQPLEQRRRAAEQFAELFNYAVRGLPQDRVRFHSCYGTNIAPRVYEAPLGELVDLLLKVNAGAYSIEACNPRHAADWHVWERVKLPEGRVIIPGFISHTTTLVEHPAWIADMIVSYAGVVGRENLIAGADCGFSSLAMYTPEILPSVVWAKFRSLAEGAALASKRLYG
- a CDS encoding cobalamin-independent methionine synthase II family protein, encoding MKRSGERFLTTHVGSLIRPAKIQEYMQALSAGQPIDQQAFEAELRRDVAEVVRKQAETGIDVISDGEYGKSGWTGYVFQRLGGFEYRTSPRRAVGFMGADREGRFREFYDLYGAGLGGGQRPDTTQVPVCVGPITYTEAGRAAMRRDVSNFKAALANVQVEEAFLPVVAPCSIGVDYGNEYYQSEEEFLFAVAEAMHEEYQTIADAGLIVQVDDAILTNLYDQVKAEGKNYRSWVAMNVAALNHGLRGIPEDRVRYHLCWGSWPGPHMSDVPLREIVDLLLRINAGAFSIEAANPRHEWEWVVWQETKLPAGKILIPGVVSHAVSHVEHPELVAQRITRFANLLGRENLIASTDCGFAQNNRIQRQHPSIMWAKLEALVEGARIASRQPAKV
- a CDS encoding tyrosine-protein phosphatase codes for the protein MRAAESTEPGVPPSIANFAWVEGGRVARGQQPALALAAYRELQDAGLTSVLSLRAAREYLEDERHRYDVADERALCAALGLRFQHIACTDFQAPRPSAVVKALAILHAEVEQGHAVFVHCLAGVGRTGVVCGAWQMLRGGSGTEALRQFAWHADRARTLRAPQRPADQYLDRIGAHEQAWVLLTIARALEAADELPPDGIQPRRPVRASHWRQRFRDQIERRLGRESGLIQFGRQATHVSTPAATAGRRMATNRQGGER